A single Anopheles funestus chromosome 2RL, idAnoFuneDA-416_04, whole genome shotgun sequence DNA region contains:
- the LOC125761050 gene encoding mucin-19-like isoform X2, with translation MAPSPELGQPKAPDKPGTHEAQHAGPSTSGEVTDRTCTTAAPTGSVSSETDVNNSSNAVGTTNSSINSATTKAGTSAAPIGVPPVISTMALSAATTTTTTTPATAVKVSSSSTSSALTPTSATLTTSSTHGKGAESSKNSSSSSTAGNNKDSHQQSFAQEPLATMNEDALKALLDEAITYKCPKDREHKSATFNELLSKTEREDQEQNFSFTSRPVHSKRASSRPTQGGSLQDITEATKQEYGYTEYCSGSSLSHKRHGGGGHGGSRSKRQISSVSSRQREGGSLPSNVNETTTPSYISEQPFMNEVRHPLKSTSAKFSAKSNDYGALLQSAPLNAIGASDWGGIGGLAGEESQSSAAGGDTGADSTSIGFMRGGGVVVSGPGAAAHTVINMGELDSDEGPSGHRGFREIFSGHANNALQQNNHYESSADEIEMMGMGASNSTSGTGGIGCTSAASGSSGTGIGGTNVSSGTTITYGGTGVDTYGNGGTSSNSSTSSSSSSSSGPNLVGSAPGAGGGLSSAKKTFCYTKAQYTTQACLEIGQATNRPSSVHHVDTTVSLPMLEAVQLGSTYPAVKCMIDSSKVDQSTIKSVLSSSNQFISTTRSSLTYPTIQQKFDENGNSVSQFGSSGSGGGLGSSSSGNPMGTGGGASGSGSGSKKPRKPKSDRNTVVVVPENIAGYRGKSDIEALVSYIENTDNDKSHQPQHQLSQQQQLQLQQQQQQQSSQHSSSKGGSSVGGGNNAPGGAGGINSKNTNAKQMGSGIASNSLTSAGGLAAIDNGGEEKSKRKNDKKRDRAAKMKKSNSLEELSSCSRKKVEEENTRQNHLEKARAQETDPAVTLRNSKSKKSAQTAATAGGSSTGGASAASASNLTGTKDASGGKRSERRSWGTEELSFFGNDATAASSSIPVSGDDGISTAPSGVGGGKGKKAKDHNVTSAAMNSNNGSKTSSSTATASDVCAVVNHNNKKRDSLRMSVESLSALGGGSVGASGESSDFLVVTKKKKTKKKTQTLGSEESSNSTAGSSLINRRYQGAGPIAGGNYGRNASSSGNNGGVGGMASGGNGGNSGRYQSSSHFAADREVYMNNDVSRRKSTSSVPPSEKSDSSDADSVHSLPIETNASRKQQQKQQNQQSKGKSNQQQHQQQQQQTSQQRQGSGLAATSQSYAAIARIANVEKAGSGAGANGGGVAGGVGDGSGNHTEGTSNASAHVNMIQDLNSSEAFPQLVESQQFHPHHHSQPSSTQLSVSSSSSQQQAQQQTLSHVSCNNSSGIVHSSAAHANSAVSNSSLSNNSNTLVGSTTTRATYSQSLLTAVNNSNDEGSKQQYASANATSGIAAGTNGNSSNETMAIGGSAAANNGGHPSKIVPDSTKASLHKSKSVDNNDIYYSNEHYPALEKTVKSYHHARANNSADPSAVGSSGVNATNVANSKTTSKTSSSAVVSSSSANSSSNTLSFGQVAASTVSGTQSSMSSTVAAVNPTGTKKSKAKKDLSGTVVTVTTTTTATSPVQQQLMDVESTSCCNESWNHASPMVIDTDSQSSTMLPFDTRTPMNGGPDVNTIHFLQTSPQPQQQVGPGGTSSGSQNVVTITTTTGSSSTGKRHKKDKQQHHSASAVADKKTGGNSTGSGTASNPNNNQATRNKNRPAVIIVNDNEPKSNEFTFGFDIDQELLFGDFSEEDRKLLEGDDNCPEPPKGKGKQQRRNSAATAVDPVQQQPSVMAPNNNNNSAAVQTTDLDYALMQQQQSSASVSPSTMLNDTRNSSISKASPSSGSSSVSSSSASLSSATTCNSYQQQQPQQPALPVVQMAIVDQPHDATEGPVDATVTGTNIYHPPPPVASSLLLRTIYTQPPPTLPPQHLTPQPAQSATSTRPVRHHQQQQQPPLHHQQHHHNQYALPPPVMAPVAGAVPTVTATVSVPVKDVNANAPVQPPVVAVPAGHLITVPPPPLSSTLAIVPNYGAAVLLPTASALPPVAVTAPLVVPAAPAAALIIAQQPASKEHASTVLTVQNDIANNNSSVTHNSSQTNAVIHNNSVAQSYHQQQQQQQQQQQLSKVQIMTVDTAAQTQPSQQSASSSVEPTKTTQPMVREKMKEINLRFIAPEEVHTTEYNHDKIVFFVGTAWEDAICGSNGTTKYYEGQ, from the exons CTCGCAACCATGAATGAAGATGCTCTGAAAGCTTTGCTGGATGAAGCGATCACTTACAAATGCCCGAAAGATCGTGAGCATAAGAGCGCAACATTTAAT GAACTGTTGAGCAAAACAGAACGCGAAGATCAAgagcaaaacttttccttcactAGTCGGCCAGTACACAGCAAACGAGCCTCCTCCCGTCCTACACAGGGTGGCTCGTTGCAGGACATAACGGAGGCCACCAAGCAAGAGTACGGATATACTGAGTACTGTTCCGGATCGAGTCTGTCTCACAAACGGCATGGTGGCGGCGGCCATGGCGGTTCCCGCAGCAAACGTCAAATATCGTCGGTTTCCTCGAGGCAGCGCGAGGGCGGCAGTTTGCCTAGTAACGTGAACGAAACGACCACACCGTCCTATATCAGCGAGCAACCGTTCATGAACGAGGTGCGCCATCCGCTCAAATCGACGTCGGCAAAGTTTTCCGCCAAAAGCAACGACTACGGAGCGCTACTGCAATCGGCACCTCTTAATGCGATCGGGGCCAGCGATTGGGGCGGTATTGGTGGTCTGGCCGGCGAGGAATCTCAATCGAGTGCTGCTGGTGGCGATACCGGAGCTGATAGCACGAGTATTGGCTTTATGAGGGGTGGTGGAGTAGTTGTTTCAGGGCCCGGAGCAGCAGCACATACTGTCATAAATATGGGTGAGCTGGATTCGGATGAGGGTCCTTCCGGTCATCGAGGCTTTCGGGAGATATTTTCCGGGCACGCGAACAACGCACTGCAACAG AACAATCACTACGAATCCAGCGCGGACGAAATCGAAATGATGGGAATGGGCGCCTCGAACAGTACGTCCGGTACCGGCGGCATTGGCTGCACGTCTGCTGCGAGCGGTAGCAGTGGAACCGGCATTGGTGGTACAAATGTTTCATCCGGAACAACCATCACGTACGGCGGAACGGGAGTGGATACGTATGGCAATGGCGGTactagcagcaacagcagtacatccagcagcagtagcagcagcagcggaccCAACCTCGTAGGATCAGCTCCAGGAGCTGGTGGAGGACTTTCCTCGGCTAAGAAAACGTTCTGCTACACCAAAGCACAGTACACGACGCAGGCTTGTCTAGAAATAGGCCAGGCAACCAATAGGCCATCGTCGGTGCATCATGTTGATACGACCGTTTCGTTACCGATGCTAGAGGCAGTTCAGCTCGGTTCCACATATCCGGCGGTAAAGTGCATGATAGACAGCAGCAAAGTGGATCAGTCCACCATTAAGTCGGTACTTTCGTCTAGTAATCAGTTCATATCGACAACGAGAAGTAGCCTCACTTATCCGACAATACAG CAAAAGTTCGATGAGAATGGAAATTCAGTTTCGCAATTTGGTAGCAGCGGAAGCGGTGGTGGTCTAGGTTCATCCAGCAGTGGCAATCCGATGGGTACCGGCGGCGGTGCTTCTGGTAGTGGTTCGGGAAGTAAAAAACCTCGTAAACCGAAATCCGATCGCAACACCGTAGTGGTGGTGCCGGAAAATATAGCTGGATACAGGGGCAAATCCGATATCGAGGCACTCGTCAGCTACATCGAAAACACTGACAATGATAAGTCACACCAACCACAGCACCAACTGtctcagcagcaacagttgcaacttcagcagcagcagcaacaacaatcgtCGCAACATTCATCTTCGAAAGGAGGTAGCAGTGTGGGTGGTGGCAACAATGCACCAGGTGGAGCTGGAGGAATAAACTCCAAAAATACCAACGCCAAACAGATGGGTTCCGGTATCGCGAGCAACAGCTTGACCAGCGCCGGTGGCTTGGCAGCTATCGATAACGGAGGGGAAGAAAAGTCGAAACGGAAAAATGACAAGAAACGTGATCGTGCGgccaaaatgaagaaaagcaatTCGCTCGAAGAGCTAAGCAGCTGTAGCAGAAAAAAGGTTGAGGAGGAAAACACTCGACAGAATCATTTGGAAAAGGCCCGTGCACAGGAAACGGATCCGGCCGTAACGTTGCGTAACAGCAAATCGAAAAAGTCTGCCCAAACTGCAGCAACTGCTGGTGGTAGCAGCACCGGCGGAGCTTCCGCTGCATCTGCATCCAATCTGACTGGAACGAAGGACGCCAGTGGAGGAAAACGCTCAGAACGAAGATCCTGGGGAACGGAAGAGTTAAGTTTCTTCGGTAACGATGCAACTGCTGCATCGTCATCGATTCCGGTCAGCGGCGACGACGGTATATCCACTGCACCTTCAGGCGTTGGTGGTGGAAAGGGTAAAAAGGCCAAAGATCACAATGTCACGAGTGCTGCAATGAATAGCAACAATGGCAGTAAGACTAGCAGCTCAACTGCAACCGCATCCGATGTGTGCGCTGTGGTAAATCATAACAATAAGAAACGCGATTCATTGCGTATGTCGGTGGAATCATTGTCTGCCCTAGGCGGTGGCAGTGTCGGCGCTAGTGGAGAATCATCCGATTTTCTTGTggttacaaaaaagaaaaaaacaaaaaagaagactCAGACCCTCGGGTCGGAGGAGTCGAGTAATAGCACCGCCGGCTCGTCGTTGATCAATCGTCGATATCAAGGAGCGGGCCCTATTGCTGGTGGAAATTATGGACGAAACGCATCCAGCAGTGGTAATAATGGGGGTGTTGGTGGCATGGCTAGCGGTGGTAATGGTGGCAACAGTGGCCGATATCAGTCCAGCAGCCATTTCGCTGCAGATCGCGAGGTTTACATGAACAACGATGTATCGAGACGAAAATCGACGTCCTCTGTTCCACCATCTGAGAAGTCCGATTCGAGCGATGCCGATTCGGTCCATTCATTACCGATCGAAACGAACGCTTCCcgcaagcagcagcaaaagcaacagaaTCAACAATCTAAAGGCAAAAGCaatcagcaacagcaccagcagcaacagcagcagactAGTCAACAACGGCAGGGTTCGGGCTTGGCGGCAACGTCCCAGTCCTATGCAGCGATTGCGCGGATCGCAAACGTAGAGAAGGCGGGATCGGGTGCCGGTGCCAATGGCGGTGGGGTGGCTGGTGGTGTTGGGGATGGTTCGGGTAATCATACCGAAGGCACCTCGAATGCATCCGCTCACGTAAACATGATACAAGATCTCAATTCATCGGAAGCCTTCCCGCAGCTAGTCGAATCGCAGCAATTCCATCCGCATCATCACTCTCAGCCGTCGTCAACGCAGTTGTCGGTTTCGTCATCGTCAAGCCAGCAACAGGCGCAGCAGCAAACATTATCGCATGTTTCCTGCAATAATAGCAGCGGCATTGTACATAGCAGCGCTGCCCATGCCAATAGCGCCGTTAGCAATAGTAGCTTaagtaataatagtaataCACTAGTGGGTAGTACCACAACACGGGCAACGTACTCGCAAAGTTTGCTCACGGCTGTGAACAACTCGAACGATGAGGGAAGCAAACAGCAGTACGCATCGGCTAATGCTACCTCGGGTATAGCAGCAGGAACaaacggcaacagcagcaacgaaACGATGGCTATCGGCGGATCAGCCGCTGCTAATAATGGAGGGCATCCATCGAAGATTGTTCCTGACAGCACTAAAGCGTCACTTCACAAGTCAAAGAGTGTCGATAATAATGATATCTACTACTCAAACGAACATTATCCAGCGTTGGAGAAAACGGTTAAGAGCTATCATCATGCAAGAGCGAACAACAGTGCCGATCCTAGCGCGGTTGGATCGTCAGGTGTGAACGCCACAAATGTTGCCAATAGTAAAACCACATCGAAGACATCATCATCTGCAGTAGTATCCAGCAGCAGTGCCAACTCCTCGTCGAACACGTTAAGCTTTGGACAGGTAGCTGCTTCCACCGTATCCGGTACACAATCGTCCATGTCTAGCACTGTTGCGGCAGTTAATCCTACCGGAACGAAGAAAAGCAAGGCGAAAAAGGATCTCAGTGGAACTGTTGTAACGGTAACAACGACGACAACGGCTACATCACCGGTACAGCAACAGCTGATGGACGTGGAATCTACGAGCTGCTGTAACGAATCGTGGAATCACGCCAGTCCGATGGTCATCGACACTGATTCTCAAAGCAGTACCATGTTGCCGTTTGATACGAGAACTCCGATGAACGGTGGTCCGGATGTAAATACTATTCACTTCCTTCAAACATCTCCCCAACCTCAGCAACAGGTTGGCCCGGGTGGCACTTCATCGGGGTCGCAGAATGTGGTTACGataacgacgacgacgggATCGTCGTCAACGGGTAAGCGGCACAAAAAGGACAAACAACAGCATCACTCTGCTTCGGCTGTGGCTGATAAAAAGACGGGTGGTAACTCGACCGGCTCGGGTACGGCAAGCAATCCCAACAACAATCAGGCAACCAGAAACAAGAATCGTCCTGCGGTAATAATCGTAAACGACAATGAACCAAAATCGAACGAATTTACGTTCGGGTTCGACATCGATCAGGAACTGCTGTTTGGAGACTTTAGCGAGGAAGATCGCAAACTGCTCGAAGGTGATGACAATTGTCCCGAACCACCGAAAGGCAAGGGAAAACAGCAACGTCGTAACAGTGCGGCAACTGCTGTCGATCCGGTCCAGCAACAACCGTCGGTAATGGCgccgaacaacaacaacaacagtgctGCAGTACAAACGACCGATCTCGATTACGCATtaatgcagcagcaacaatcgtCCGCCTCCGTATCACCATCGACGATGCTAAATGATACGCGCAACAGTAGTATCAGCAAAGCATCACCTTCGTCCGGATCCTCGTCCGTTTCATCTTCGTCGGCTTCCCTTTCCTCGGCTACCACGTGCAACAGttaccaacagcagcaaccgcaacaacCTGCGCTTCCGGTGGTGCAGATGGCCATCGTTGATCAACCACACGATGCAACGGAAGGGCCAGTTGATGCGACAGTGACGGGAACGAACATATACCATCCGCCACCACCGGTTGCATCCTCTTTGCTACTGCGTACGATCTACACACAACCGCCTCCCACTCTTCCACCGCAACATCTTACTCCACAGCCAGCACAATCGGCCACCTCGACCAGACCTGTACGgcatcatcaacagcaacagcaaccgcCACTGCATCAccagcaacatcatcacaaTCAGTACGCTCTTCCACCGCCTGTAATGGCACCAGTAGCTGGTGCCGTACCAACAGTCACTGCTACCGTGTCGGTACCGGTGAAGGATGTAAACGCCAACGCACCAGTGCAACCACCCGTGGTTGCAGTGCCAGCCGGACATCTCATCACCGTTCCACCGCCACCTCTATCGTCTACGCTGGCAATTGTTCCCAATTATGGTGCGGCGGTCCTATTGCCCACCGCATCCGCTCTTCCACCAGTCGCTGTTACCGCACCGCTCGTCGTTCCTGCAGCACCGGCAGCTGCGCTAATCATTGCGCAACAACCAGCAAGTAAAGAGCACGCCAGTACAGTGCTGACTGTGCAGAACGAtatagcaaacaacaacagtagTGTTACACACAATTCGTCGCAAACTAATGCAGTCATACACAACAACAGTGTTGCTCAAAGCtaccatcaacagcagcagcagcagcagcaacaacaacagctgtCAAAGGTTCAAATAATGACGGTTGACACTGCCGCGCAGACCCAACCATCGCAGCAATCTGCCTCTTCCTCCGTCGAGCCGACGAAGACAACCCAACCGATGGTGCGTGAGAagatgaaagaaataaatctgCGATTCATCGCACCGGAGGAAGTACACACGACGGAATACAATCATGATAAGATTGTGTTTTTCGTAGGAACAG CATGGGAAGATGCCATCTGCGGCAGCAATGGTACCACAAAGTACTACGAAGGCCAATAA